From the Theropithecus gelada isolate Dixy chromosome 16, Tgel_1.0, whole genome shotgun sequence genome, the window ATGGAAACGTGCTCCAAAGCAGATGCATAAACCATGAGTGGAAGGACAGAAATGAAGCCCCCAAAGAATAATGAAATACTACCCTTAATTTTTTATAAGCTTGCTTCCATTACCTACCTTAAGCCCTCAAATACTAACCCCTCCCACATCCACCCTGTTCCCAAACCATTATATACAGTAAGACCACAGGGAATACTTACAAGGAGTTCAACTAAGCTCTTGGCACCTTTTCCAGAATCGGGACCAAACAATGTTTCTGTAGGTTCtgcaaactgtggtacatttttCCTATGCTCAAACCAAGGTAGTGGCTGCCCACCCTTCTCAGAGCTGCAACAGCTTTCAGGATGTGTATCTTTGGTCTTGTCACGGTGAAACACTGTGTGCACGGTATTTCCTGAGGTCTCTCGATTACCTGGATCTGTAATACAGCTTCCAAGCTTCTGGATCTGATACCACAGCAAAGGATTTCACAGGTAAAAAGGCATGAAATAATAGCaattattctttaaagaaaaaaaaaaaaaaaaaaagccaggcacagtggctcacacttacaatctcagcactttgggaggccaaggcaggtggatcacctgaggtcaagcgttcaagactagcctggccaacatggcaaaacaccatctctactgaaaacacaaaaattagccagccatggtggcatgtgcctgttatcccagctacttgggaagctgaggcaggagaactgcttgaacctgggagacagaggttgcagtaagccaagattgtgccactgcactctagtataggtgacagagtgagactccatctcaataataattaaaaaaaaaaaaaaaaaaaaaaaatcctgacatAGTATTAAACCTTTAGAAGGAATACTAAGCAATAGCAACAGCTGGCATTCATTTACCAGGCACTTACTATGTACTAGACACTATGCCACACCTGCCAATATACATTCACTTCACCTTATTAGAACCTAATATGATAGGGACTAAACAAATTGTTTAAGATTACATAgcttataaaagtataaaaagaagaaTTGAATTTCTGACTCACAAGGACTGTTGAACAAATGACCACATCTCTCTGTGCCCCCGACACACACTCTCACACGATGAGCAACAGATGGAACTGCATAAAGAACTCATTCTTAAAAAAGTAAATCCTAGCAGCTAAGCTACACATATGCCACTCCAAGGAAAACAAGTGTTCTCTCAACAGCAAAGGTTTAAGAATTATAAGTTATGACACTTACATGTTCATCACATTTCaatatcttgcttttctttttcttctttttattttttccttttatgttgtTCTCTTCGGAATTTGCCCAACATTCAACACAACTATCACCATCATCCTCTTTGTCTTCACAGTGATGAACACAGGAGTCATCACCTGCAGAAATCAATAATCCTTCTTAGTTACGTTAACTCAGCCATGTAGTAGAAATAACTGGGAAACTTAATGTGAACCTACCGTGTTCATCATGATTACAAATGCCTTCAGTGCAGGCAACATCTGAACCCTCCCGAGAACCTGTTTCACTCCCTTCCATGCTAGATGAATATCCACAATCACTACCATTACAGTGTGGAGATAAGCCTGAGAATAAATCAAGTGAGAGTTACAATTAACATACCAATAAGTATATTAGGACAAAGAGTGAACTCATTGGGGACCACAGAAAAATCTCATAATTAACGGCTTATTAAAAGTAGAACATTTCcaatgaaggattttttttttaaagtagaaagtaaattaaataatgaaaatacgaTTAGGAAtttaccattttttgtttttgtcaaaaaatacgtcaaagaacataaagaaaaaggaaattaagtatCTGACTAAATTATATGATATTCTTGGGACTATAAAGCAGTTTTAAAATTCCAGCTCACAGAATCTCTAAAAGCTCTTACATTTAACATTAAGAAAGAATAGCGTTAacagttgattttaaaaagaaactatttacTCACCTTTCTTTATTTTAGGGGACCCCAAAAGATTGCCACTGCTAGGACAGGTACATGATGTATTTTCATTGGTAACAATTACTTCTACACAAGTATTACCATCTTCAGTACTGCCACAGGCTTTGCAGCTGCTATTTTCTATGAAGTCTGTTTCCTTTAAGGATCAACATTAAGAGACAGTCAAGAGCTTTACTCCGTAACAGCTATACTTTATTCCCTagatcaaaactattttcatcatAACACTAAGATGTGGCGTTTTCATTATACCGACACTTACACTGACAGTACAAAAGTAATGGTGGGTAAAGATATTCGTCCTTAGCATGAATCAAGACAGTGCCAACCAAGGTGTACTTAGAAtcactgtattcttttttttttttttttttttttgagacggagttttgctcttgttgcccaggctggagtgcaatggcgcgatcttggctcactgcaacctccacctcccagcttcaagcaattctccagcctcagccttcccatgtagctgggattataggcatgtgccaccaagcccagctaattttgcatttttagtagagatggggtttctccatgtgggtcaggctggtctcgaactcccgacctcaggtgatccacccacctcggcctcccaaagtgctgggattacaggcatgagccatcatgcccagccgaATCACTATATTCTTCAATTGTCAAGTGCTCTCACAAAAATAGGTATTTCACTTATGAATGTCTTTGAGGAAGctgtaaaaatattaattgtatacatatgctttttccttttttttttttttttttttttgagtagggtctccctctgtcacctaggctagagtacagtcgtataatcatggcttactgcagtctcaaactcttgggctcaagcaatcctcctgcctcagtctctgaagtcgcTAGGACTACAGAagcacaccaccaggcctactttttttattcatttgtagagatagggtttcattatgttgcccaggctagtcttgaattcctggccttaagcaatccttctgccatggcttcccaaagtgctaggattacaggcatgagcctccacgccctGACAACAGAAATCTTTTTAATAGTCTatgtggggccaggtgcagtggctcatacctgcaatcccagcactacgggaggctgaggcaggtggatcacttgaggtcagaagttcaagaccagcctagccaagatggtgaaatcctgtctctactaaaaacacaaaaattagccaggcaaggtggcaggtgcctgtaatcccagctactcaggaggctgaggcaagagaattgcttgaaccgggacagcagagggtgcagtgagccaagattacaccactgcattccaatgtggaccacagagtgagactgtctcaaaaaaaaaaaagtccatgtgACAAACTTCGAGAAATATGCTTAAAGCACTTCTGTTGCAGCTGTCTCAAGGAAACGTACTTGTGCAACTTTTTGAGGTGCAAGCTGAACTTTTTTCCTAGAACATCAAGTTCACTTGAAAGAATAACTGAGAGACAAACTATAGTTATTCAGACTTAGATATTTAGCAGGCactttctcaaaaatgaatgaagtcaGTCTGCTACTTCAAGAGAAACAATGAACAACAACTGTTGTCAATGATAAAATTCAAACACTGAAACAACAATCAGAATTTTGGCCTTGCAACCAGCAGTACTATGAACTTGAAGCTTCCTAATACTTAGACTTTTCTGACCTGCATAACTCAGTGAACTTTGAAATAAATTCCAATGCATGATGTTACGAAACAATGCATGAGTAAAAGATCTATTCAAAGTCCAATATAGTCCAATGGATTCTACTTTAACAGAGTACAAAAAGGTCATTGATAAGGCGTCAGATTCCATATTGCAATGAATCTTTTAGAAACTACCACTGGTGAAAGTGTAGTATCGAAGAATATCCACAACTATCTGAAAAGTTTTACATTAAAATGCTGCTcccagccaggcatagtggctcactcctgtaatcccagcactttgggaggcagaagtgggcagactgcctaagctcaggagttcgagaccagcctgggcaacatggcaaaaccccgtctctactaaaaatacaaaagaaaattagccaggcatggtggtagacacctgtagtcccagctacttgggatgctgaggcacgaaaattgcttgaacccaggaggcggaggttgcagtgaaccaagatctgccactgcaatccagcatgggtgacagagcgagaccctgtctccaaaataaaatacttttcctaCCATATATATCTGTGTGAGACTAGACTTTCTTCATATGCTTCAACCAAGCCAATAAATGGAAACagactgaatgcagaagcagatacaAGAATCTAGCTTATTCggttgggctcagtggctcacgcctataataccatcactttgggaggctgaagcgggtggttcatgaggtcaagagatcgaggccatcctggccaacatggtgaatcccgtctccactaaaaatacaaaaattagctgggcatggtggtgcacaactgtagtcccagctactcgggtggctgagacaggagaatcgcttgaacctgggaggtggaggttgcagttagccgagatcgtgccactgccctccagcctggcaacagagcgagactctgtctcacaaaaacaaaacaaaacaaaacaaaaagaacctagCTTATTCCTTTTAAGACTAACATTAAAGATGTCTGCaaaaaaaatataataccatTCTTCTCactctcattttagaaaatatttttgaaaaaatatttagtcaACATTATTTTTGAAGgagtttaaaatttatcttttaatttctacTACAGTAAATACTGGTAAGtataacccacataaacaaaagctcattgagtactttaatttttaagaatataaaggGATCCTAAGACCAAAAAGTTGagaactgctctaggtcatgcaCAGAGGTGGCTTTCTACATTTTGACTTTGATCTAATAGTACATTAAAGTCAGGTAAAGAGATAATTACCAAACATTGTCTTTATAAAACAAAGACATGACATTAAAATTCTGGCTTACACAGACTACAGTAGGAAAAAAGCTGATATAAAAACTGCAGGAGCTCACAACTGGAAAAGCATAGTAAAAATGCCCAAATCTAGCAAAACGCAATACAGTCAACCCTccgtatctgtgggttctgcatccataAATTCAACcaagaattgaaaatatttggggggGAAAAATCAACCTGTATCTGTACTGAACaggtacagacttttttcttgtccttatttcctaaacaatacagtataacaactatttaaacagcttttaatttatttactttgagaaagtctcactctgtcgcccaggctggaatgcagtcgcacgatctcggctcatagcaacctttgcctcctgggttcaagaaattctcatgcctcagcctcccaagtagctgggattacaggcgtgagccaccatgcccagccctacaTGGCTTTTACgttgcattaggtattataattTAGAGATAATTTAAGAAtacaagaggccaggcatggtggttcatgcctgtaattctagcactttgggaggctgaggtgggagaattgcttgagcccacaggctcgagaccagcctgaacaacatggtgaaactccatctctacaaaaaatacaaaaaattagctgggcctggtggggtgcgcctgtagttccagctacttgggaagctcaggTGGGAAGATGACATGAGCCTGAGAGATgaacactgcagtgagccatgactgtgccattgcactccagtctgggtgacagagtgagaccctgtctcagaaataaaagtataagGACGATATGCATAgactatatgcaaatattataccattttacatcAGGAACTTGcacatctgcagattttggtatctacAGGAAGTCCTGGAATCAAACCCCACAGATACCAAGGTACGACcgtacttttttattatttaaaaaaaaaatagaaagagatagggatcccactatgttgcccaggctggtcttgaactcctaggttcaagtgatcctccagcctgggcctcccaaagtgctgggattacaagcatgagccaccacacttggcctgtaCTTCTATCTAAAAGCAATACATACACACTTAAGAGCTGATATTAAGAAGTATTACCTTCTCTTGGCTTACTTCCTTTTCATCTGCTGTTTGTAAGGGAGTAGGAatatcacacacacacttattttttCGTCTATTCTTCCGTTTTTGGCGTTTCTTTTCTTGCTTGAGTTCTCTTACTCGTTCCTCTTCTGAAAATTCCTCACAAAGTTGTTCCAATCTGCTAATACCCTGTACTTTTTCCACGGTcatctattataaaaataaggtTGAGGGTGAATATTGGTCAGAacttcgtttttttgttttgttttgtttttttgtttttgtttttgagacagtctcgcactgtcgcccaggctggagtgcagtggcgtgatctcggctcactgcaagctccgcctcccaggttcacgccattctcctgcctcagcctcccgagtagctgtgattacaggcacccgccaccatgcctggctgattttttgtacagacggggtttcacggtgttagccaggatggtcttgatctgctgacctcatgatctgcccacctcggcctcccaaagtgctgggattacaggcgtgagccaccacgcccggcccctgtGTTTTCTATGTACACACTCCTATTCCAAACCAGCAAGATTCtagttttaaatttcagatttttttgggtttttttttgttgttgttgttaagacaaagagtttcactctgtcacccagactggagtgccgtggcaccatctcggctcactgcaacctctaccactcaggttcaagtgattctcctgcctcagcctcccaagtagctaagaccacaggcgtgcgccaccacgctggctgatttttatatttttagtagagacagagtttcaccatgatggccaggctggtctcgaactcctggccttaagtgatccgcccaccttggcctcccaaaatgctaggattacaggcgtgagccaccatacctggcataAATTTAAGAATTTCAACAGAGCAAACGTAAACATACCATTTCCTCATATAATGAAAAAACTATTTAACCTGATTAGATGATCTAGTCTCTGAAGgcacaaaaatacaaagagaaaaagaataacgagccgggcacggtggctcacatctgtaacccagcactttgggaggccaaggcaggtggatcacgaggccaggagttccagaccagcctgaccaacatggtgaaagccctgtctctactaaaaatacaattagccacaaggctgggcacagtggctcatgcctgtaatccctgcactctgggaggctgaggtgggtgaattacgGGGTCAGGAGAtagggaccatcctggctaactcggtgaaacactgtctctattaaaaatacaaaaaattagccaggcgtggtggtgcacgcctataatcccagctaattgggaggctgaggcaggagaatagcttgaactcgggaggcagaggttgcagtgagctgagatcacaccactacaccactgcactccagactcagcaacagagcgagactctgtcttaaaaaaaaaaagaaagaaagaaagaaaaagaaaagaataagaaatgtgAAATGTGTTCACCAACTACTACAAACCTCCTCAGACTCCTCAGAACCGGGTACTTAAGTTCATGGATGGGCTTCTGGAATTTATACTTTTCATCCTATTCTCATTAGGGACCAATGACCCAGTTTTTAAAGGGTTACAACTGTGCtctagtatatataaaatacttaacagCTTAACGTATGCTCTAtagataataaattttttaaaaagttagcaatTTACAAGCATTGAACCCAATACTTGCATTACAAAGCACCTTCAGTGTGCTTCTAAAAAGTAGTTCTTATCCCATGGCATTCACACAGCATTTACTTCATACTATTGGACATTAATAGGCAAAACGAAACTCACTAAAGGTTTTAACATTTCCTGCTTAATCCTTGGCTGCATTTAACTTTTCActagttatttattcattttttgtttttgagacggagtttactcttgttgcccaggctggagtgcaatggcgtgatcttggctcactgcaatctccacctcccaggttcaagcaattctcctgtctcagcctcccgagtagctgggattacaggcacatgccaccacgcccggctaatttctgtatttttagtagagatggggtttcatcatatgaAATgaatgctcaggctggtctcaaacttctgacctcaggtgatccgcctgccttgtcctcccaaagtgctggaattacaggcgtgagccaccacacccagcctcactAGTTACGTTTCATAGCAGCATCTTGTTAAACATCTTCAGTTTTCTACTCTGAGAAAGTCTAAAAACCAAGGCTGGCAAAGTAACaggattaaaaacatttttttaaatccatcaaCTTCTTCTAAATCCCAGTTCCCCAGATCACCACCACTCCAACCCCAAACCATGTAATGATATCCAGCCAAAGCCATGAAGCTCTATCAGTGATGGACAGTCCTTTGAGGCACTGGTGGCTTACATTAAGATTCAGtccaggggccgggcgcagtggctcaagcctgtaatcccagcactttgggaagccgagacgggcggatcacgaggtcaggagatcgagaccatcctggctaatacggtgaaaccctgtctctactaaaaatacaaaaaatgagccgggcgaagtggcgggcacctgtagtcccagctactcgggaggctgaggcaggagaatggcatgaacccgggaagcggagcttgcagtgagctgagatccggccactgcactccagcctgggcgacagagcgagactccgtctcaaaaaaaaaaaaaagattcagtcCAGTAACGTGACTAAGCAATCTTAGACACTGGAACAGCCCACTGTTCTTACCTCAAAACTCTTGCGTAAAGCATCAACACCAAGATAGAAAAGCATCTGCCACGTCTGCTCTTCTGCCCGTAGTTTTTGCCAGATTCGATGCAGTCTTTCATAAAGATGAATTCCCAAGCAGGTCAGAACTTCTTCTTGAGCTATATCTATTGTCTTTGCATGCCTTTCTCTTCGCCTATACAAGGGAATAATCACACATTAATTCCTAATATCTTTAACTGAAACAGTGAAAGATGGATAACATAGCTGCAAGTTCAGGTTTTAAACACAATTTGCTTACCTAGTAACAAGACAGTTATACATTTACACTCGTGTATATGTAGATATACAAGCACGCATGTCTACAACCAATGAGAAATACACATGCAAGTAGAACTTAGTCCTCATATtgctaaaaataaagtaattcagGAACTGGCTCTAAAGAGATGGGTTTTAGGGCACAAAGCAATCACATGAAAGTGTCCAGCTCACAGTAGACACaacaattcctttttctttccattatagcaaaacattttttccttcatttggttttttgttttgagggggAATGGAGAAAGGCAATGCCAAAGTGATTCAATCATGGGCAAGAGTCCTCCAGGCTAGTCTTTACAAGTGTTCACAGAACTTTGGTGATAAAAAAGGCCTTTGTATTCTAGCAGAAAGTAGGCACTCAAATGAGGGTTGATACCCTAAACAGAAAAGGAAACGAATTTGATTTATTCTATGAACATCatcatctgattttatttttacaacaaaGAGATAATACTTTAGGTTTCTATGTAGTAATGATAATATAATACACACAGTTCATGAATTACATTCAACAAGGCATTTCTTAATCCCCTACTGCAAAGATCTCACGCAAAAACCATTATTGTGAATAAAATTTACACACGATAATGCATGGATAGAGGGAGAAAAATCCCTTCCaatcattttcaaatgaaaatgataGTCTGTAACAATGAAAGCCAAAAAAGCCTGCCTCCCTTCAAGCAAGAACTAGCAGAGGACTGAACCAAACACCAGAGAACAGTTTTTCCCTATTTTCAGTCAATTAAGAAATGCATACTTTAAAGAGAAGCAAAATCTTTACAGGCATACTTTAATTTATACATACATCATATGTACTGAGGCAGAAGGTGATGAAAATAAACTTTCAGTAATAAAATGAAGCAAAGCGCTAGATAGCCCATTCTAGCAAATTACATACTCATACCCTCCTGCGAACTCTGGCTCAGCACGACCCAAAAGATGTGCAATGAAGTCTGTTTCACAGCAAACATGAATGTGTCGCTCATGTGGACAGCACCGCAAGCCTTCATAAAGTGCAGCACAGTAGCCCTTTTCTTTGCTGCAGTCGAGTTCACCAATAAGGATATTGTAAGCTCGGAGGACTTTATTTTTGCAATCAGTGCAAaacctgttgaaaagaaaaacctcaaaattAAGAACCGGCTGTGCAATTATCTCATGTGGCATATAACAGTATACTAGATGATGGCACTCTCTCCCATCTACAGCATCCAAAAAAAGCCTCCATACACACATTTAAAACACATGCATGTAAGGTAAATACAAATTTAAGGATTGCATGAATACAGACAGATCTTCACTggcaaatgatttttaaactaGAGAAACACATAGCCTAAAAGAATGAGGCAGATACATACCTATGATTTCATAAAATGCATGCCCAGAAAGTATTAGTTGCCAAGAACTAGCATGTCTCCACTTCAAAAGCTATTTGCACAggtcagaaataaaacaatagagGCAACAAACCAATGACTCTTGATtggttttttctctctccttccagcCTCTGAAAACAGATGGTCTCTTCAGCCAGTAGACCTTGACTCCAATTTCTATtacaacattttaatatttcactaGCTAAGCATTTGAGGATAGGGGTAGGCGTAGGGGTCGGGAGAAGAATGAGAAAGCGGTAcacgtatttttaaattttctgattatttccaaAATGCCAAATTCTTGTAAAAAATGCCTATTTCTCAATAACAGACAAAATATAGACAAAACATACATGGAAACTGGTTTAAACTTAAGTGTATAGTATATACTGTGACAAAAGTATAGAAGGGTTTGTGAATGTAGAGAAGAAAATTGATTTTAGAAACCAAATATCaatcaatcagaaagaaagaatagagcctgttttcttaatcttttaatTCCTGGAACAAGAAGAACTTGGTCAGGTGAAAAAGCCACGCTCACAATAATAGTAACTGGCTAAGAAGATTAGTTAGGTGAAACAAGGAAATTTTGATCTCTTTGATTTAAATTCATCTCCCAAATGAGCTCATCTATGCGTATGGCTTCAAGTAACATGTCTATAAAGATAATCTGTGACTCTACAGCTCCATTCAAATCTCTGCTATTGCCTGAGGGCCAGACCCATATTGAAAAGTGACAAGACATGACAGATGTCCAACAGGCAACACCTTAAACTCACTGTCCAAGGGTAACACTGTTCTATTCCTATGTTCCTTCTCAATCCCTGTTAAGAACATCGCCATTCACAGCCATTcaaagtcacccaggctggaaatcTGAGTTAATTCCAACTTCTCCCTAGGTCTTCCTATTAAGGGTAGGGCCAACTagtattcattctttcttatttctcctgTAGGTCCCTATTTTCAATTCCCTCTGGCATGGTTTAAGTTgcctactatatatatatacgttttttgttttttttttttttgagacagagtctctctctgttgcccaggctggaatgcagtggcgccatcttggctcactgcaacctctgcctcctgggttcaagcgattctcctgcctcagtcccctgagtcactgggattacaggcacccaccactacgcccggcaatttttttgtattttttagtagagaaagggtttcgccacgttggccagcctggtcttgaactcttgacctcaggtaatccactcaccttggcctcccaaagtgctgggattgagctaccgcacccagtccttttttttttttttttttttttttaagcttcttaACTGACTTTCCTGTTTCCactcttcctagcattgatgcaTCTCTTacaccaaaataatttttctagcaCAAATCTGATTATCTGTGTCTCAGCTTAAAAACCTTTCACCTGGCCAGGCgtagcggctcacgcctgtaatcccagctcttcaggaggctgaggcaggcggatcacccgaggtcgggagtttgagaccagcctgaccaacgtggagaaactccgtctctagtaaaatacaaaaattagccaggcgtggtagcgcatgcctgtaatccccactactctggaggcagaggaaggagaatcacttgaacccagtaggcggaggttgcagcgagccgagatcacaccactgcactccagcctgcgcaacaagagcgaaactctgtctcaaaaaacaaaacaaaagaaaacaaaaacttttcagTTGTCCCTATTATTAATACTTCTGATTTATGCTCTTCttcgtgttttgttttttagacggagtttcactctgtcacccaggctggagtgcagtggggcgatctcggctcactgcaacccccgctccccaggttcaagcgattctcctgcctcagactcctgagtagctgggattacaggtgcccaccaccatatccagctgatttttgtgtgttttcagtgcagacagcgtttcaccatgttggccgggctggtcttgaatttctgacctcaaagttactcacctgcctcggcctcccaaagtgttgggattacaggcgtcagccaccacgcccggcctagactTCTTACTATAGTATTTACCCTTCTATAGCCATGTCTTTATTTCATGCACACACATTTTGCTGGACCAATAGTAGATaacgattttttttttggtctttttttttctttcctttttgcggagaacagggtctcattatattacccaggcaggtctcgaactcctgggctcaagctatcctcccgcctctgcctccctgagagctgggattacaggcgtgagccaccgcgcccggacagATAACGATTTCTTAAAATGAAGATATGgactggatacagtggctcacatctgtaatcccagcactttgggaggccgaggagggtggatcatcaggagttcaagaccagcccggccaacatggtgaaaccccgtttctactaaaaacacaaaaattagctgggtgtggtggcacacacctgtaatcctagctactcaggaggctgaggcatgagaattgcttgaacccgggaggcagaggttgcagtgagccaagatcatgctattgcacttcagcctgggtgataaaaccaaaactccatctcaaaaataaaaaaatgaatatatgttaAATTAGAGGCTCTAAGTCCAC encodes:
- the GGNBP2 gene encoding gametogenetin-binding protein 2 isoform X2, yielding MARLVAVCRDGEEEFPFERRQIPLYIDDTLTMVMEFPDNVLNLDGHQNNGAQLKQFIQRHGMLKQQDLSIAMVVTSREVLSALSQLVPCVGCRRSVERLFSQLVESGNPALEPLTVGPKGVLSVTRSCMTDAKKLYTLFYVHGSKLNDMIDAIPKSKKNKRCQLHSLDTHKPKPLGGCWMDVWELMSQECRDEVVLIDSSCLLETLETYLRKHRFCTDCKNKVLRAYNILIGELDCSKEKGYCAALYEGLRCCPHERHIHVCCETDFIAHLLGRAEPEFAGGRRERHAKTIDIAQEEVLTCLGIHLYERLHRIWQKLRAEEQTWQMLFYLGVDALRKSFEMTVEKVQGISRLEQLCEEFSEEERVRELKQEKKRQKRKNRRKNKCVCDIPTPLQTADEKEVSQEKETDFIENSSCKACGSTEDGNTCVEVIVTNENTSCTCPSSGNLLGSPKIKKGLSPHCNGSDCGYSSSMEGSETGSREGSDVACTEGICNHDEHGDDSCVHHCEDKEDDGDSCVECWANSEENNIKGKNKKKKKKSKILKCDEHIQKLGSCITDPGNRETSGNTVHTVFHRDKTKDTHPESCCSSEKGGQPLPWFEHRKNVPQFAEPTETLFGPDSGKGAKSLVELLDESECTSDEEIFISQDEIQSFMANNQSFYSNREQYRQHLKEKFNKYCRLNDHKRPICSGWLTTAGAN
- the GGNBP2 gene encoding gametogenetin-binding protein 2 isoform X1 produces the protein MARLVAVCRDGEEEFPFERRQIPLYIDDTLTMVMEFPDNVLNLDGHQNNGAQLKQFIQRHGMLKQQDLSIAMVVTSREVLSALSQLVPCVGCRRSVERLFSQLVESGNPALEPLTVGPKGVLSVTRSCMTDAKKLYTLFYVHGSKLNDMIDAIPKSKKNKRCQLHSLDTHKPKPLGGCWMDVWELMSQECRDEVVLIDSSCLLETLETYLRKHRFCTDCKNKVLRAYNILIGELDCSKEKGYCAALYEGLRCCPHERHIHVCCETDFIAHLLGRAEPEFAGGYERRERHAKTIDIAQEEVLTCLGIHLYERLHRIWQKLRAEEQTWQMLFYLGVDALRKSFEMTVEKVQGISRLEQLCEEFSEEERVRELKQEKKRQKRKNRRKNKCVCDIPTPLQTADEKEVSQEKETDFIENSSCKACGSTEDGNTCVEVIVTNENTSCTCPSSGNLLGSPKIKKGLSPHCNGSDCGYSSSMEGSETGSREGSDVACTEGICNHDEHGDDSCVHHCEDKEDDGDSCVECWANSEENNIKGKNKKKKKKSKILKCDEHIQKLGSCITDPGNRETSGNTVHTVFHRDKTKDTHPESCCSSEKGGQPLPWFEHRKNVPQFAEPTETLFGPDSGKGAKSLVELLDESECTSDEEIFISQDEIQSFMANNQSFYSNREQYRQHLKEKFNKYCRLNDHKRPICSGWLTTAGAN